A window from Eubalaena glacialis isolate mEubGla1 chromosome 1, mEubGla1.1.hap2.+ XY, whole genome shotgun sequence encodes these proteins:
- the DYDC1 gene encoding DPY30 domain-containing protein 1 isoform X1 — translation MESAYLQKNLGTCLTQGLAEVARMRPVDPIEYLALWIYKYKNNVTVEQQRQEEMAQLEHERELAVMEQEMMERLKAEELLFQQQQLAFQLELEMQEKERQRIEELQRAQEQFEKELRMSMENIAKGEDVSHGEDGADSGKTLAEISDRYGAPNLSRVEELDEPMLSDVALNIDQDL, via the exons GAATCTTGGGACCTGTCTAACTCAAGGTCTTGCAGAAGTGGCAAGGATGCGCCCAGTGGATCCAATAGAATACTTAGCATTGTGGATTTACAAGTATAAGAACAATGTGACCGTGGAGCAACAA AGACAAGAGGAAATGGCCCAGTTGGAGCATGAAAGAGAATTAGCTGTGATGGAGCAGGAAATGATGGAGAGGCTTAAAGCAGAGGAGCTCCTGTTTCAGCAG CAACAGCTGGCATTCCAGCTGGAGTTGGAAAtgcaagaaaaagagagacagagaatagaAGAACTGCAGAGAGCTCAAGAACAATTTGAGAAG GAGTTGAGAATGAGTATGGAAAATATAGCTAAGGGTGAAGATGTTTCACATGGAGAG GATGGAGCCGACTCAGGCAAAACACTAGCTGAAATTAGTGATCGATACGGAGCGCCGAACTTGAGCAGAGTGGAAGAACTTGATGAACCGATGCTATCTGAC gttGCATTAAACATTGATCAAGATTTGTAG
- the DYDC1 gene encoding DPY30 domain-containing protein 1 isoform X2 encodes MESAYLQKNLGTCLTQGLAEVARMRPVDPIEYLALWIYKYKNNVTVEQQRQEEMAQLEHERELAVMEQEMMERLKAEELLFQQQQLAFQLELEMQEKERQRIEELQRAQEQFEKWLRIRLPMQGTWVRSLVQEDPTCGGATKPVRRNY; translated from the exons GAATCTTGGGACCTGTCTAACTCAAGGTCTTGCAGAAGTGGCAAGGATGCGCCCAGTGGATCCAATAGAATACTTAGCATTGTGGATTTACAAGTATAAGAACAATGTGACCGTGGAGCAACAA AGACAAGAGGAAATGGCCCAGTTGGAGCATGAAAGAGAATTAGCTGTGATGGAGCAGGAAATGATGGAGAGGCTTAAAGCAGAGGAGCTCCTGTTTCAGCAG CAACAGCTGGCATTCCAGCTGGAGTTGGAAAtgcaagaaaaagagagacagagaatagaAGAACTGCAGAGAGCTCAAGAACAATTTGAGAAG tggttaagaatccgcctgccaatgcaggggacatgggttcgatccctggtccaggaagatcccacatgcggtggagcaactaagcccgtgcgccgcaactactga